A stretch of DNA from Streptococcus sp. NPS 308:
ACACAAAAAAAGAATGGATAATTGATAAGTCAGATTTTTATAGTGGTTACAAGGGTTTATTTTTTAACAATAAAGAAAGGTGCTATTATTTATCTAAAAATGATATATTAATCTCAAACAAAAAGAAAAAGATAAGAATTAAACCTATGACTGAAGAAATTTTTAAAGTAGAAGATAATTATTATGTTAGTTATAAGTCGGATATCTTAAAAAAGCTTTCTAATAAGAAAAAAGTAGATGGTTTTAGACTACTAAATAAGCCTGATCATGCTGTATTACTTTTTCCTATAACGGTAATTATATTTGTTTTATTAGGTGCTTGGTTTTTTAAGCCACATTTTCATAATAGTTTTAGAGGTTATTACAGTAAAATAGACTGTGGTATCGCAATCCAGTCGACCGGACTACAAATTTGTGATGATACAGTTTTTGTAGACGGAGCAATATATAAATTGAATGAAGTTACAATGCAGATATTAGATAACGAAAAAAACGTGGTAGGTACATTTGATAAAAAAGGTATTGTCATAAAAAATAAGACAGGGAAAGATTCTTATTATATAAAATATTAGTTACTAATTTTTAACTACTCTGTAGTGTTTAAGTGGATTGTTATGAGAGCTTTTGCTCTCTTTTTTCATGTGATAACTTCTCCAATTATCCTCTGCTATACTTTTCTAAGCATGTAGAAATCTAGTTAAGATTTTTCAATGGGGGGGTTGGGGGCGAAGCCACCAAGTTATCTTATCGTTGGCTGTCAAAACTGGAAAGTTTTGGTCGGTTGGCGATATGATTTTTGGGATATTGTGGACACAATATCTGAGCTCGCAAAGCCTTACAAGATGATAGATTGTGTCTTTATGAGTTTCCCGTGGTTGACACGGGGGCGGGAATTATCCGACAATAGATAAAAGTGAGGAAGTAGTATGCCAGAACAATACAGAGACATTCGCAAAGAGGTTAATTTGACCACAAATGAATTAGAAATGATTGACATAATGATGAAAAATAAAGGATTTGAACACTTTTCTTCATTTGCCAGAAACAAGTTACTGGAAAACGAGTTAGAAATGACTGCTGAAAAGTGGTTCACTTTCTGGCAATCTCAAAAGCTAGAACAAATCAGTCTTGATGTTTATGAGATTTTAATCTTATCAAGGGCAGAACATCAAGTCACCCAAGAACATGTATCCATTCTCTTAACCTGCGTTCAGGAATTGATTCAAGAAATAGGGAACTCCATTCCTCTTAGTCAAGACTTCCGTAAAAAATACATGAGGTAGGCGCATGGAAAATCGTTACCGAACCAATCTAAAGAAAGTTTTTCTGTCTGATAGCGAATTGGGTCAGTTGAAACATTGTATCGACCAAAGCGGTTGTCAATCTTTTTCAGAATATGCTCGACGAACCCTACTTGATCCTGGTATGAATTTCATCACCATTGATACAACTGGTTATCAAGATTTGGTGTTTGAGTTGAAGAGGATTGGCAACAATATTAACCAGATTGCCCGAAGTGTAAACCAATCTCAGTTAATTTCAAATGATGAATTGCAGAACTTGAAAAAAGGAATCTCCGAATTGATAAGAGAGGTAGAGAA
This window harbors:
- a CDS encoding SAG1252 family conjugative relaxosome accessory protein, which encodes MPEQYRDIRKEVNLTTNELEMIDIMMKNKGFEHFSSFARNKLLENELEMTAEKWFTFWQSQKLEQISLDVYEILILSRAEHQVTQEHVSILLTCVQELIQEIGNSIPLSQDFRKKYMR
- a CDS encoding MobC family plasmid mobilization relaxosome protein, whose amino-acid sequence is MENRYRTNLKKVFLSDSELGQLKHCIDQSGCQSFSEYARRTLLDPGMNFITIDTTGYQDLVFELKRIGNNINQIARSVNQSQLISNDELQNLKKGISELIREVEKEFSIQAKKLREFHGHH